The following DNA comes from Malania oleifera isolate guangnan ecotype guangnan chromosome 12, ASM2987363v1, whole genome shotgun sequence.
tttttacttgtttttagGCCCTAGGGTTCAAACATGGGAACTGGTGGCTTGTTTGATGCATGACTAGTTCCCATTGCTTGTTTTACTTATGAGTTTAGTGGTGGTAGGTTGTTTGTGAAAAGAACAAGCATATTCCATATTTTGGGCACCTTGAaactttatttttactttttttgcaGGTCATGTGGTTCAAAATTGGGAACCGTTGGCTTGTTTGATGCTGGACTAGTTCCgatgggtcattttacttacaagCACAATGACGATGGTCGGTTTGTGACGaaaacatgcatattccatgttttgggtACCTTTAACTTCGATCTTGACTTGTTTTGTAAGTAAAATGATATAAACATGTGAACCATTGGCTCATTTCATGCAGGTCTACATTTCACGAGTCATTTTATTTGTGAGTATTTTTGCAGTAGTCCGATTGGGACAAAAAATATTCAGATTCCATGTTTTGGACACCTTAAACCCCATTTCTAACTATTTTTGTAGGTCAATAGGTTTAAACATAGGAACCATCTGCTCATTAAGTGTAGAAACAGTTTTCACGACTCATTTTACTTACAAGCATGGTGGTAGTAGTCAATTTGcgacaaaaacatgcatattccttgttttgggcaccttgaaccctgATGTTTACTTTTTTTTGTACACCACATAGTACAAACATGGGAACCTTTGATTCATTTAATGCAATTTTAATTAtcatgggtcattttacttatgagaATGGTGGCGGTAGTTGGTTAGTGACAAAAACATCCATATGCCACACGTTTTGGGCACTTGgaattgcattttttttattttttttataggtCCTATGATTCAATATCTTCTTTGCATAGATGAAACTTTAAACTACATTGCAaaagtaaatcatatcatttctattttttccttcatttgatcataaaaattaaaaaactacCAAAAAAATGAGTCCAAGTATTAAGAGTTTGAATCAACCAATAACACATCAATGACACTtctctaaaaagaaaatatagacACATAAACACATATACAACTAAGAAGCCAGATCATGAAACTAATGATGCCAACTAACATTAACACTAAGACTAAGTATACtttctaatgagaggaggagccacccgcatcatctagacgagattggcgcatcatttgttccaTTTGCACTCTCCAATTCTTAATGGCATCCATCCTCGCTTTCCAGGTAGCCATCTATTCTTTTAGCTGTTgtttctccatttccatcatttACATCCGGAGAACGATGTCCTCCCTTTGAGACTCGACGCGCTTGGTCAAGCTCAGCACGAGATGCTGCACtcgaagaagatgatgatgttggggcaatgtatccaTTGCCAATACCATTCAACCAGCCCCCCGCGCGTTGGCCAAGCACTTGAGTGCAGATCTCGTCATCTGTCATTCGTTGACTCCCCTCTAGAACCGGTGCATTCCTCTGCTCGACCATCGtagcctattttcagtcatgaaaatgtagaaaatgaagaaataagaatactaTTTTGACGTTTTGAAtgaaataatgaactaaataatatatttgacttacatgtttgctctccgcaccctggcaccactcccccAAGTATTCATCCATCTATTAtctatgttcattaattaccctataacatgttcaagtaaatggtgttgattacattctcataatgtctATGACGCATGTATCGTGAATCTTAAAATCAACCACCTTTCGTCTAAAGGGTAcaaatcctatcccattcaggaacgttgcatttacattgtagttaatcgctcaaattccttcgtcataaTCATTCTAAATTTTGGCAACATCTCCCTATGGCTCTTctagtacacgagatgggggaagtgaacatgttgctagttttccatcactaacaaattgtcacgacaccccactatgcacccagagaacacaagtatagatgcgctcgaaatatataatgacaatgaacaaagtgTGAACAATGACAAACAGTGTAAATGCAACTTCCTAAATTGTCCatattggacaattcaagaatggttaaaATAAAAGCATCCCGAATTGTAAATGAACCAAATAATTagcatgttcaattgattattagtctacatagtatgactaataatcaattgaattttaacaattgatttgtctcacatgtacgatgagacATGAATGTAtggtaaccattcttgaacgggtctaagcttcaatgaaaaCATGAAATGACAGTTCTCAATTTGTTCAATTAACTGACATGCGACATCGTAGTCAACTAACAAGCATGCATTTCATAATTTCTGCATCAAGCATGTAGATGTTTTCAACTCAACCAGCAAGCAATATCCTAGTCATCTATtgagcatgcaattctcaatttCTGCATCAAGCATGCAAATGCCAAATCAACCAGCAAGCCATATCCTCATCATCTATCTAGCATGCAATTATCAATTTCTGCATCAAGCATGCAGATGCTTAGTTGTAGAAATCTAGTTCACTCTTTTAATATGGATTTGGATTAAATTAAATgacttaaaaatttatttatttaaattcttgcaaatctaaaaaaaattcaTACTTCTAGAAAATGGTAAGAGTGAAACTTCAATATAGGGgttttaacttttatatatatatatatatatatatatatatatatatatatgtatgtatgtatgtatgtatgtatgtatgtatgtattcaaTAACCTTGTGGAACTTAATTAAATTTACTAAAAAAGAAGGGAATTATTTCACTTTAATATTGTTAGGAACAATTTTTCTCTTGATTTTCAAGGCATAAATAGTTTATACTTTGAAGTTTTACCTTTCATGTTATTTAATTGGTTCATGTAGTATTCAATAAAAGCTTCTAGACATTGATGAAATttcttattattagtttatatttaactaattattGGTGAACTTTGTGGTTTAAATCTTCTttagaatttttttcttttataagatttttttttttgtgaattcatttatatttttcacATCATGTAATATTTTGTAATGTTCTTCATCATGTTGTATGTGTAGATGAAAGATGATCAAGTTAAGTGATGTCCATGGATTTTGCACCTTACTAGAATGTCAAGTTTATCAAATTAATTAATGCAATAATTgtatggcataacaaggaattaaTTAAAGCAACCATCATTATGAAAAAAGAAAACTgggcaaaaatgagaaagaaagaaTGTGTAAACCAAAATTATATGACTAATCTTGAAATTTAGACGATAGAGAAAAGATAATTATTTAAAATCTTCCAAGCCAATCATATAAATCAATTAAAAAACAAATGTTATTGACtacaaataaaaatttcaatCAATGGTAAGACCAAAAGAGGAAATGGAAACCTTAATGTTCAAAagttcaccttttttttttattttaattttagtctAAAAAACAAAGCTTATTTCTTTACTTtggaaaaaaactaattttttaatttaaaaataattatgtatttgCATAAGTGTGCATGCAGAAAGTTCATATCAAATTCTCATGAGCATTTTATCAAATACATTACATGCATTATCTCTTCCCCATTTTTTGTGAgtaaaataactaatttaattcTATCCTTCAATCTTGATTTTCTATCAAAATTATACAACACATTCAAACAACATAAAAATTATATGTAAAAATTTAGGGGGGGGGATTAGGAATCAGATTAATGTAGTAGGCAATAGAATTAAATCAGGCAAAGCATGTTAAACATGGACACGCACACTCAAACCCACACACCACACATgtacacacgcacacacagaCAACCCACGatttgcagaagaagaagaaaaagaagaagaaccaaCCCTAGCTGAGCTTTAGAGCTGGTAGAACGAGGAGCAGATTTGGCGAGCAGTGGCAGCAGGATGAGGAGCAGCTCCGGAGAGCGGCGGCAGCGGCAATGGAGGCAGGAGGAGCTTTGGCAAGCATCGGAGGTAGGAGGAGCTTCAGCGAGCAACGGGGCgagggaaaggagggaggagggaaaggatCGCACGAGGGAGGCCCCAATAGGAAAGGAGGGAATTGGAGAAAATTAGGATATTTATCAAATTATCAGTGACGACTTTAAAACCGACACTAAAACtcttaaaatcatcactaatagtatgttaTTAGTGACGTCtttcctaaaccgtcactaataatctaccATTTTAAAGATAACTTTAAAATGTCGTaccaattaggggtgagcataattcggggaaacccgaattcaCCAAATTAAGCAACCAATTTTGGTTAATTcagtttgattaagaaatatggtTGGTTCAATTCAGAACCCcgattttaccaattttcggTTCATCTGTTATTAGTTCggttaatataaattttaattcagttaaccaaattaactgaattaataattaattaataatttaaatataaattaaagccACTCTAGAGTGTTTTGAGATCGAAAGCGAATTCAAGAACTGCAGTTGCTAATGACAGA
Coding sequences within:
- the LOC131144301 gene encoding uncharacterized protein LOC131144301 yields the protein MDEYLGEWCQGAESKHATMVEQRNAPVLEGSQRMTDDEICTQVLGQRAGGWLNGIGNGYIAPTSSSSSSAASRAELDQARRVSKGGHRSPDVNDGNGETTAKRIDGYLESEDGCH